A DNA window from Chroogloeocystis siderophila 5.2 s.c.1 contains the following coding sequences:
- a CDS encoding chlorophyll A-B-binding protein, giving the protein MQTSSKNKVKHPWWAGNARFINLSGTFLVAHIAHAAIVCFGVGAWILWEIARYSPTQPMYEQKLFWLPRLATQGWGVLNNQAIDTQPYFRIAVVLIISSLVFAVGTWFHRTKVAESLEEEKLLARRYHFSWDDPKKLGLILGNHLIFLGLGALLVAAKAMFFGGLYDANLGAVRVVTNPTLNPLVISDRILHLFTVNNLEDVVGGHIYAGVLLIVGGIWHLSREPFDWVKRRFIFSGNAILGYSLFALSLVGFAGAFYCGFNTLVYPEEFYGVRSQFNLFLLPHFYIPGDPEPTSRIWLANAYFYLAFVVLQGSIWHFGLAASYFEPVLESWKNAFSEILPNPNLAYQKHFNYQPQSNLDTFYETPIIKQKPAFAYQQPANDNLYNPSRPNGKPSFINPQQNQKVLYEFSYPKNHSNSFYESPAEDQSNVNYPHSIPRKLYETTYPTRTSTHGKTFGYRYGA; this is encoded by the coding sequence ATGCAAACATCCAGCAAAAACAAGGTCAAACATCCTTGGTGGGCTGGAAATGCCCGATTTATTAACTTGTCAGGAACATTTCTTGTTGCACATATTGCACACGCAGCGATTGTATGTTTTGGTGTTGGTGCGTGGATTTTGTGGGAAATTGCGCGCTACTCGCCAACGCAACCAATGTATGAGCAAAAGCTATTTTGGCTACCGCGTTTAGCAACCCAAGGTTGGGGTGTATTAAATAATCAAGCGATCGATACTCAGCCTTATTTTCGGATCGCTGTTGTCTTAATTATCTCATCGCTCGTATTTGCAGTTGGTACTTGGTTTCATCGCACTAAAGTTGCTGAAAGCTTAGAAGAAGAGAAATTACTAGCACGTCGCTATCATTTTAGCTGGGATGACCCGAAGAAATTAGGGTTGATTTTAGGTAATCATCTCATTTTCTTGGGCTTAGGCGCGTTACTTGTCGCTGCTAAAGCAATGTTTTTTGGTGGTTTATACGATGCTAATCTAGGTGCAGTGCGAGTTGTGACAAATCCAACGCTCAATCCACTGGTAATTAGCGATCGCATCTTGCATCTATTTACGGTAAACAACTTAGAAGATGTCGTTGGCGGTCATATCTACGCCGGTGTACTGCTCATTGTAGGGGGAATCTGGCATCTTTCCCGCGAACCTTTTGATTGGGTCAAACGGCGGTTTATCTTTTCTGGAAATGCAATTTTAGGGTACTCGCTATTTGCGCTGTCACTCGTTGGATTTGCTGGGGCGTTTTATTGCGGATTTAACACGCTGGTGTATCCTGAAGAGTTTTATGGCGTGCGATCGCAGTTTAATTTATTTCTCTTACCCCACTTTTATATTCCAGGCGATCCCGAACCCACATCGCGAATTTGGTTAGCCAACGCCTATTTTTACCTTGCGTTTGTTGTTCTTCAAGGTTCGATATGGCATTTTGGGCTAGCTGCGAGTTACTTTGAACCAGTATTAGAATCTTGGAAAAATGCTTTCTCAGAAATCTTACCCAATCCCAACTTAGCGTATCAAAAACATTTTAATTACCAGCCACAATCTAATTTAGACACGTTTTACGAAACTCCAATAATTAAGCAAAAACCAGCTTTTGCGTATCAACAACCCGCGAATGACAATCTTTATAATCCTTCGCGCCCAAATGGAAAGCCAAGCTTCATTAACCCACAGCAAAATCAAAAAGTTCTTTACGAATTTAGCTATCCCAAAAATCATTCAAACTCGTTTTACGAAAGCCCAGCCGAGGATCAATCTAATGTCAACTATCCACACTCAATACCGCGTAAACTCTACGAAACAACTTACCCAACTCGAACAAGTACACATGGTAAAACCTTTGGATATAGATATGGTGCATAG
- a CDS encoding MFS transporter yields the protein MFPVEEPPDFGRGFRALLKNQPFILMWIGQLFSQIADKVFFVLLIALLAKYQTTPGMENSMRSTLMLAFTLPAIFFGSAGGIFVDRYQKKPVLVAADIVRGILTIAIPWLPREFLILLILTFTISTVTQFFAPAEQAAIPLLVRRENLMAANALFATTTMGALIVGFAVGEPMLSLARNWNTEYGGELLVGGLYLLSGVIMQLVTFREKAPADIKLRTVHPWSDFKAGLRYLQRNRLVWNAVLQLTLLYSVFAALTVLTIELAAEIGLRETQFGFLLAASGVGMALGAGVLGHWGDRFHHKPLPLYGFLSMAFVLAVFTFTNSLPLGLGLSALLGLGASLIGVPMQTLIQQQTPPEMHGKVFGFQNNAVNIALSLPLAIAGPLTDALGLRAVLLGMSVFVVIVGFWAWKNTRSTLRDVL from the coding sequence ATGTTTCCTGTTGAAGAACCACCCGATTTTGGTAGAGGATTTCGCGCCTTACTCAAGAATCAACCTTTCATATTGATGTGGATTGGGCAGTTGTTTTCCCAAATCGCTGATAAAGTTTTCTTTGTTTTGCTGATTGCACTGTTGGCGAAATATCAAACAACTCCAGGTATGGAAAACTCGATGCGATCTACACTCATGCTGGCATTTACCCTACCCGCAATTTTCTTTGGTTCGGCTGGCGGAATCTTTGTCGATCGCTATCAAAAAAAACCTGTCCTTGTTGCAGCAGATATAGTGCGCGGTATCCTCACAATCGCTATTCCGTGGTTGCCAAGAGAATTTTTAATTTTGTTAATTCTGACGTTTACTATCTCCACGGTGACACAGTTTTTTGCACCCGCAGAACAAGCTGCAATTCCGCTGTTGGTAAGGCGAGAGAATTTAATGGCAGCAAATGCCTTATTTGCAACAACAACAATGGGAGCATTAATCGTCGGCTTTGCGGTAGGAGAACCTATGCTGAGTTTGGCGCGTAATTGGAACACTGAATACGGTGGAGAATTATTAGTAGGTGGGTTGTATTTACTTTCTGGCGTTATTATGCAACTTGTCACTTTTAGAGAAAAAGCGCCCGCAGATATCAAGTTAAGAACGGTTCATCCTTGGAGTGACTTCAAAGCAGGCTTGCGCTATCTCCAACGCAATCGCTTGGTGTGGAACGCGGTGCTGCAATTAACACTTTTATACTCCGTATTCGCGGCATTAACAGTTTTGACGATCGAGCTTGCAGCAGAAATTGGTTTAAGAGAAACACAATTTGGCTTTTTATTAGCAGCTTCGGGAGTCGGGATGGCTTTAGGTGCAGGCGTCTTAGGACATTGGGGCGATCGCTTTCACCATAAACCTTTACCTTTATACGGATTTTTAAGTATGGCGTTTGTGCTGGCGGTATTTACTTTTACCAATAGTTTACCGCTTGGGTTAGGATTAAGTGCATTACTCGGCTTAGGTGCATCATTGATTGGTGTACCAATGCAAACTTTAATTCAACAGCAAACGCCGCCAGAAATGCATGGTAAAGTGTTCGGATTTCAAAACAATGCAGTCAATATTGCCTTAAGTTTACCACTGGCGATCGCAGGACCTTTGACAGATGCACTCGGCTTACGCGCTGTGCTGTTGGGAATGAGTGTTTTTGTCGTTATCGTAGGATTTTGGGCATGGAAAAACACGCGCAGCACGCTTCGCGATGTGCTGTGA
- a CDS encoding phosphatidylglycerol lysyltransferase domain-containing protein, producing MRDRTRTRLGLWTAAILTGLVGVVNLISAVTPSLPERIRWLEQIFPFEVRAGGHIFAALTGFILLTLATNLLRRKRVAWILTITLLVISILSHLLKGLDYEESLLSGVVLVQLIVMRRTFCAKSDLPSLAQGVRALLAALLFTLAYGTVGFYLLDRQYSMNFSLSGALFQTLAMFFTADNAGLQPRTRYGSFFANSIYIIGAVTFGYALLLLLRPVLLRNAAAPTERQRAKAIVQQYGRSSLARFALLDDKFYYFSPLGQSVIAYVPKGRGAVALGDPIGPVEDRREVIFGFQQFCERNDWYPAFYQTLPDNLELYQSLGFQVLQIGEEAIVDLKTFTLQGKAGKNFRTAVNRFTKSGYQVKFYEPPIADELLRQLKTVSDEWLKLMQGSEKRFSLGWFEQAYLRECEIAAVETADGNIIAFANVVPEYQLNEITIDLMRHRQDIEHGAMDFLFVSMFQHFQAQGYDGFNLGLSALSGVGGSASPRLEKVLAYLYEHLNRFYNFKGLHEYKDKFHPRWETRYLVYPSWSALPAVVIALVRADSGDRLLDYFKPGA from the coding sequence ATGCGCGATCGCACCAGAACTCGGCTTGGACTTTGGACAGCAGCAATTCTGACCGGATTAGTTGGAGTTGTGAATCTAATATCAGCTGTAACTCCTAGTTTACCAGAGCGGATTCGCTGGTTAGAACAAATTTTTCCGTTTGAAGTGCGGGCGGGCGGTCATATCTTTGCAGCACTTACGGGGTTTATTTTACTGACGCTAGCAACTAACCTTTTACGACGCAAACGTGTTGCTTGGATACTGACGATCACCTTATTAGTTATCTCGATTCTTAGCCACTTACTCAAAGGACTCGACTATGAAGAGAGTTTACTTTCTGGGGTAGTGCTGGTGCAATTAATAGTCATGCGCCGTACCTTTTGCGCAAAATCAGATCTGCCTTCGCTAGCGCAGGGAGTGCGAGCTTTACTCGCGGCGTTGCTGTTTACACTCGCGTATGGAACTGTTGGATTTTACTTACTAGACCGCCAATATTCGATGAATTTTAGCCTGAGTGGGGCTTTATTTCAGACCTTGGCGATGTTTTTTACCGCTGATAATGCGGGACTGCAACCAAGAACGCGCTACGGTAGCTTTTTTGCAAATTCAATCTATATTATTGGTGCCGTGACTTTTGGTTACGCATTGCTGCTGCTACTACGTCCTGTATTGCTGCGTAATGCGGCTGCTCCGACCGAGCGACAACGGGCAAAAGCAATTGTACAGCAGTATGGTCGCTCGTCTTTGGCGCGGTTTGCTCTGTTAGATGATAAGTTTTACTACTTTAGTCCTTTGGGTCAAAGTGTGATCGCATATGTTCCTAAAGGACGCGGTGCGGTTGCATTAGGTGATCCGATTGGTCCTGTTGAAGATCGCCGCGAAGTCATTTTTGGCTTTCAGCAGTTCTGCGAACGTAACGACTGGTATCCGGCTTTTTATCAAACTTTGCCTGACAATCTTGAACTTTACCAATCCTTGGGCTTTCAGGTATTACAAATCGGCGAAGAAGCGATCGTTGATTTGAAAACATTCACTTTACAAGGAAAAGCTGGTAAAAACTTTCGCACCGCCGTTAATCGTTTTACGAAGTCGGGGTATCAAGTCAAGTTTTACGAACCACCGATTGCTGATGAGTTATTACGCCAGTTAAAAACTGTCAGCGATGAATGGCTAAAGCTGATGCAAGGTTCAGAAAAGCGGTTTTCTTTGGGTTGGTTTGAGCAAGCTTATCTACGTGAGTGTGAAATTGCGGCGGTAGAAACTGCTGATGGCAATATTATTGCTTTTGCGAACGTGGTTCCAGAGTATCAACTTAACGAAATTACGATCGATTTGATGCGACATCGCCAAGATATTGAACATGGCGCGATGGATTTTTTATTTGTTTCGATGTTCCAGCATTTTCAAGCGCAAGGTTATGACGGGTTTAATCTTGGTCTTTCGGCGTTATCGGGAGTTGGTGGAAGTGCATCACCGCGTTTGGAAAAAGTCTTAGCGTATCTTTACGAGCATTTGAATCGATTTTATAACTTTAAAGGATTGCACGAGTATAAAGACAAGTTTCACCCGCGTTGGGAGACGCGCTATCTTGTGTATCCTAGCTGGAGTGCGCTTCCTGCGGTTGTGATTGCTTTAGTCCGCGCTGATTCTGGCGATCGCTTGTTGGATTATTTTAAACCAGGCGCATGA
- the ilvB gene encoding biosynthetic-type acetolactate synthase large subunit translates to MKAPKRATGGYALIDSLKRHGVTHIFGYPGGAILPIYDELYRAEAAGGIQHILVRHEQGAAHAADGYARATGKVGVCFGTSGPGATNLVTGIATAHMDSIPMVIITGQVSRAAIGTDAFQETDIYGITLPIVKHSYVVRDPKDMARIVAEAFYIASSGRPGPVLIDVPKDVGLEEFDYIPVEPGSVKLPGYRPTVKGNPRQIVQAIDLIRQARQPLLYVGGGAIAANAHAEVKQLAELFNIPVTTTLMGIGAFDEHHPLSVGMLGMHGTAYANFAVSECDLLICVGARFDDRVTGKLDEFASHAKVIHIDIDPAEVGKNRTPDVPIVGDVRNVLKELLRRTHTAGISGTSNQTQEWLNRINRWREEYPLVVPHHDHSIAPQEVIFEVGRQAPDAYYTTDVGQHQMWAAQFLKNGPRRWISSAGLGTMGFGLPAAIGAKVALPDEQVICISGDASFQMNLQELGTIAHYGINVKTVIINNGWQGMVRQWQQAFYGERYSSSNMEPAMPDFELLAKAYGIKGMVIRSRNELQDAIAEMLAHDGPVLVDAHVTRDENCYPMVAPGKSNAQMIGLPERPKEETVAELIYCSDCGAKNVSTNKFCPECGTKL, encoded by the coding sequence ATTAAAGCACCAAAACGGGCAACCGGTGGTTATGCCTTGATTGACAGTCTTAAGCGTCACGGTGTCACACACATTTTCGGTTATCCTGGTGGTGCAATTCTCCCAATTTACGATGAACTGTATCGCGCCGAAGCTGCTGGTGGAATTCAGCACATTTTGGTAAGACACGAACAAGGTGCGGCGCATGCAGCCGACGGCTATGCGCGGGCAACTGGAAAAGTCGGAGTCTGTTTTGGAACTTCCGGTCCAGGGGCGACAAATTTAGTGACAGGAATTGCTACCGCACACATGGACTCGATCCCGATGGTGATTATTACGGGACAAGTATCGCGTGCGGCAATTGGTACGGATGCGTTTCAAGAAACTGATATCTACGGGATCACGCTACCAATAGTTAAGCACTCTTATGTCGTGCGCGACCCCAAAGATATGGCGCGCATCGTCGCCGAAGCATTTTACATCGCTAGTTCTGGACGTCCAGGACCTGTTTTAATTGATGTTCCGAAAGACGTTGGGTTAGAAGAGTTTGACTACATTCCTGTAGAACCAGGAAGCGTTAAGCTACCAGGGTATCGCCCAACGGTCAAGGGAAATCCTCGGCAAATTGTCCAAGCGATTGACTTAATTCGTCAAGCACGGCAGCCGCTATTGTATGTAGGTGGTGGCGCGATCGCCGCAAATGCCCATGCTGAAGTCAAACAACTCGCCGAATTATTTAATATTCCTGTAACAACAACGCTGATGGGGATCGGTGCGTTTGACGAACACCATCCGCTATCGGTAGGAATGTTAGGAATGCACGGTACAGCGTATGCGAATTTTGCGGTGAGTGAGTGCGACTTGCTTATTTGTGTTGGCGCAAGATTTGATGATCGCGTCACAGGTAAGTTAGATGAATTCGCCTCGCACGCTAAAGTCATTCACATCGACATCGATCCAGCAGAAGTTGGTAAAAACCGCACGCCCGATGTACCCATTGTCGGTGATGTGCGCAACGTTCTCAAAGAATTATTGCGCCGCACTCACACTGCGGGAATCTCTGGTACGTCAAATCAAACGCAAGAATGGCTCAATCGCATTAACCGCTGGCGAGAAGAATATCCCTTAGTCGTACCACACCACGACCACAGTATTGCACCGCAAGAAGTCATTTTTGAGGTTGGTCGCCAAGCCCCAGATGCGTACTACACAACCGATGTTGGTCAACACCAAATGTGGGCAGCACAATTTTTGAAAAATGGTCCGCGTCGTTGGATTTCCAGCGCTGGATTAGGAACGATGGGCTTCGGCTTACCTGCTGCAATAGGCGCAAAAGTAGCGTTACCCGATGAGCAAGTTATTTGTATCAGTGGCGATGCAAGTTTCCAAATGAATCTCCAAGAGTTAGGAACAATAGCACATTATGGCATTAATGTCAAGACAGTCATTATTAATAATGGTTGGCAAGGCATGGTACGTCAATGGCAACAAGCGTTTTATGGCGAAAGATACTCTTCCTCAAATATGGAACCGGCGATGCCAGATTTTGAGTTACTGGCAAAAGCCTATGGTATCAAGGGAATGGTGATTCGCAGTCGCAATGAATTGCAAGATGCGATCGCCGAAATGCTAGCGCATGATGGGCCTGTTTTAGTTGACGCCCACGTAACCCGCGATGAAAACTGCTATCCTATGGTTGCCCCAGGTAAAAGCAATGCTCAAATGATTGGCTTACCCGAACGCCCCAAAGAGGAAACAGTAGCCGAACTCATCTATTGCAGCGATTGCGGTGCAAAAAACGTCAGCACGAACAAATTCTGTCCAGAGTGCGGGACTAAATTGTAA
- a CDS encoding alpha/beta hydrolase, translating into MKFSRKVFISFVGASVILTAIGYWYVFIEGAPQFDPPQEETTKETGLTFQLASFDSQAMRSPRTYGIILPPNYSQNQQKRYPVIFLLHGGHDDARAYADKYAIITVLHDLYVSKKLPPSIVITPDGNDNRGSSPLWDPDYYDGPNGKVGTLIGSELVQVVQSRYRTLENPQFWAMGGISSGGWGALNIGLHHLNNFNILFSHGGYFTDNSGWQNSPQQFIQTLPTQERQRLRIYLDAGQNDTDFLASTQTFHKTLNRLGIANVFYTFPGGHGLSGADIGWNYFHKHLYDSLAYVGMQFMQAEK; encoded by the coding sequence ATGAAATTTTCTCGAAAGGTTTTCATTAGCTTTGTGGGGGCGAGCGTGATTCTTACTGCTATTGGTTACTGGTACGTATTTATTGAAGGTGCGCCGCAATTCGATCCACCACAAGAAGAAACAACAAAAGAAACAGGGCTGACGTTTCAACTTGCGAGTTTTGATAGTCAAGCAATGCGTTCACCTCGCACTTACGGTATCATTTTGCCACCAAATTACAGTCAAAACCAGCAAAAGCGCTACCCAGTAATTTTTCTACTACATGGTGGTCATGATGATGCACGTGCTTATGCCGACAAATATGCAATCATAACTGTGTTACATGACTTGTACGTAAGTAAAAAGTTACCGCCATCAATAGTGATTACACCAGATGGTAACGATAATCGCGGTTCGAGTCCTTTATGGGATCCTGACTATTATGATGGACCGAATGGTAAGGTGGGAACATTAATCGGTTCAGAGTTAGTACAAGTTGTTCAATCGCGCTACCGAACGCTAGAAAATCCGCAGTTTTGGGCGATGGGTGGTATATCGTCAGGAGGTTGGGGAGCCTTGAATATTGGGTTACATCATTTGAACAACTTCAATATTTTATTTAGCCATGGCGGTTATTTTACAGATAATAGTGGTTGGCAAAATAGCCCGCAACAATTTATACAAACTTTGCCTACCCAGGAGCGTCAACGGTTGCGGATTTATTTAGATGCAGGTCAAAACGATACCGATTTTCTAGCTTCTACCCAAACTTTTCACAAAACGTTAAATCGGTTAGGAATCGCCAATGTTTTCTATACCTTTCCTGGCGGACATGGTTTATCGGGAGCAGATATCGGTTGGAACTACTTTCACAAGCATTTGTACGATTCACTCGCGTATGTGGGAATGCAGTTTATGCAAGCTGAGAAATGA
- a CDS encoding PAS domain-containing protein: MLCRIYYFTYREINQRQQTELILEQEHDFTSAVLNTSGALVLVTDTQGKIVRFNQACEKLTGYVFSEVRGKNFWNLVISPEDITQVIALFRQVQTEFPQQCESYWITKNGDRRF, from the coding sequence TTGCTTTGTAGAATATATTATTTCACATATCGAGAAATTAATCAGCGCCAGCAAACTGAGCTTATCCTCGAACAAGAGCATGACTTTACCTCCGCAGTACTCAATACAAGTGGTGCGTTAGTTCTCGTTACGGATACTCAAGGTAAAATTGTGCGTTTTAATCAAGCTTGTGAAAAGTTAACTGGCTATGTTTTTAGTGAAGTTAGAGGTAAGAATTTTTGGAATTTAGTTATTTCTCCAGAGGATATCACGCAAGTGATCGCCTTATTTCGCCAGGTACAAACTGAGTTTCCGCAGCAATGTGAAAGTTACTGGATAACGAAGAATGGCGATCGCCGCTTTTGA
- the dacB gene encoding D-alanyl-D-alanine carboxypeptidase/D-alanyl-D-alanine endopeptidase — protein sequence MKLKYISLLLLFFFAQGTKSAIAQTQPAIEQQSPQQLCPAQIGTAIEQITNRPQFSRLRWGISIQTLTTAQNLYSQDAQKYFIPASNAKLLTTAAALQRLGSQFQIRTSVYASRGGLRIVGRGDPSFTDTQLQALVRQLSRRGIRQVNQLIADDSYFRGSVVNPTWEWEDVQVDYGAPVGNFILNQNAVELKLLPQQIGQPLRVQWSDPAEAIWWRVENESLTVPAGETTTTSVSRNLKGAVLQIAGNLSIDAEPRSVSLAVVEPTEHFLRHFRRALANAGITTQQTVVARTTQENTQELAAVTSPPLAQLLVETNQNSNNLYAEALLQAIAAQASSNTNGLEIVRDTLTTLGIAPSSYVLADSAGLSRHNLVSPEALVQTLRVMASSNIYRNSLPIAGISGTLKNRFQNTPAQGIVQAKTGTMTGVVALSGYLNATSYEPLVFSILVNQSNLPATAIRQAIDTIVVLLTRLRRC from the coding sequence GTGAAGCTTAAGTATATTAGCTTACTACTCCTATTTTTCTTTGCCCAAGGCACCAAATCTGCAATTGCGCAAACACAACCTGCAATTGAACAGCAATCTCCACAACAGCTTTGCCCTGCACAAATTGGGACAGCTATTGAACAGATTACCAATCGTCCTCAATTTAGTCGATTACGGTGGGGAATTTCAATTCAAACACTCACCACAGCGCAAAATCTTTATAGCCAAGATGCGCAAAAGTATTTTATTCCAGCATCAAACGCCAAGTTACTTACAACCGCAGCCGCATTGCAACGACTAGGTTCACAATTTCAAATTCGTACCTCCGTGTATGCGAGTCGTGGCGGTTTGCGGATTGTCGGGCGCGGAGATCCCAGTTTCACTGACACGCAACTACAAGCGTTAGTTCGACAGTTGAGTCGTCGCGGAATTCGCCAAGTCAACCAACTCATTGCTGATGATAGTTACTTTCGCGGTAGTGTAGTCAATCCTACTTGGGAATGGGAAGATGTTCAGGTAGATTACGGCGCGCCAGTTGGTAACTTTATTTTAAATCAAAATGCGGTAGAGCTAAAGTTATTGCCCCAACAGATCGGTCAACCGTTACGGGTACAATGGAGCGATCCAGCCGAAGCGATATGGTGGCGGGTTGAAAATGAATCTTTAACGGTTCCTGCGGGGGAAACAACGACAACAAGTGTAAGTCGTAACTTAAAAGGTGCAGTACTGCAAATTGCAGGTAACTTGAGTATCGATGCTGAACCGCGATCAGTTAGTTTAGCAGTCGTTGAACCTACAGAACACTTTTTACGGCATTTCCGTCGGGCGCTCGCAAATGCAGGAATTACGACTCAGCAAACAGTTGTCGCGCGTACGACTCAAGAAAATACTCAGGAACTGGCCGCAGTTACATCACCACCACTCGCCCAACTTTTGGTTGAGACAAATCAGAATAGCAATAATCTCTATGCTGAAGCATTATTGCAGGCGATCGCCGCTCAAGCAAGTAGTAATACGAATGGTTTAGAGATTGTTCGTGATACCTTGACAACCTTAGGCATTGCTCCGAGTAGTTATGTATTAGCCGATAGTGCTGGTTTATCGCGTCATAATTTGGTGAGTCCAGAAGCTTTAGTCCAAACATTAAGAGTCATGGCGAGTTCCAATATCTATCGGAATTCCTTACCCATTGCGGGAATCAGTGGTACTTTGAAAAATCGCTTTCAGAATACACCAGCACAAGGTATTGTCCAAGCAAAAACTGGCACGATGACTGGTGTTGTTGCTTTATCCGGTTATCTCAATGCAACTAGCTATGAGCCGTTAGTTTTTAGTATTCTTGTTAATCAATCCAATTTACCAGCAACAGCAATTCGGCAAGCAATTGATACGATCGTGGTACTGTTAACTCGTTTGCGTCGGTGTTGA
- a CDS encoding GAF domain-containing protein, whose product MIRLLKKTFDGITTLAAYICQTPIAHISLVDTQRQWFKSKVGITTTETPRCFSFCTHTISQSDIFIIPDTLADEHFATSLLVTSDPYIRFYAGVPLTTVEGYSIGALCIMDYVLRELTFAQVEALRKLALQTI is encoded by the coding sequence TTGATACGGCTCCTGAAAAAAACCTTTGATGGAATTACGACCTTAGCTGCATACATTTGTCAGACACCTATTGCTCACATTAGCTTGGTCGATACGCAACGTCAATGGTTTAAATCGAAGGTGGGAATCACAACAACAGAAACCCCGCGTTGTTTTTCTTTTTGTACGCATACTATTAGTCAATCGGATATTTTCATTATTCCAGACACCTTAGCTGATGAACACTTTGCCACAAGTCTACTAGTAACTTCAGATCCTTATATTCGCTTTTATGCAGGCGTACCTCTGACTACGGTTGAAGGTTACAGTATAGGCGCGCTATGTATCATGGATTATGTTCTGCGAGAACTCACTTTTGCCCAGGTAGAAGCATTACGGAAACTTGCGCTTCAAACGATTTAA
- a CDS encoding CHASE3 domain-containing protein: MIRRQKIKQGSSFLKNVAAGFGLTSLILIIISIVSYRNLNGLIRTYNQAINSHKILEKLEAVVSQMKDVETGQRGYVITGQDNYLEPYNAATVSVTQQLKELRYLIGNNPKYQQHLKKLELLIKQRIAVSQYVIDTRKKFDFETAKKLNSKKMQF; encoded by the coding sequence ATGATTCGACGTCAAAAAATAAAACAAGGTAGTTCTTTCCTCAAAAATGTTGCAGCAGGATTTGGTTTAACTTCGCTAATTTTAATTATTATTAGTATTGTTTCCTACCGTAATCTGAATGGGCTTATTCGCACTTACAACCAAGCAATAAACTCGCATAAAATCCTAGAAAAACTAGAAGCTGTAGTTTCTCAAATGAAAGATGTGGAAACTGGGCAGCGTGGTTATGTTATTACTGGTCAGGACAATTATTTAGAGCCATACAATGCAGCAACTGTTTCAGTTACTCAACAACTCAAAGAGTTGAGATATTTAATAGGAAACAATCCAAAGTATCAGCAACATCTGAAGAAACTTGAGTTACTCATTAAGCAGAGAATTGCTGTCAGTCAGTATGTAATTGATACACGAAAGAAATTTGATTTTGAAACGGCGAAGAAATTGAACAGCAAGAAAATGCAATTTTAG